The following DNA comes from Enterocloster bolteae.
CCCTTGTGAATCAGGAACGCTCCGCGCATTACTTCAAAGAAATTGTTCACATAGCCGTCCGTGCCCAGGCCAACGGTCATGCCGGCCTCCAGCATTTTCTCTATGGGAGCTATTCCTCCGCCCACCTCGCAGTTGGACAGCGGCATGGAAATGGCATTCACGTCTTTTTCTGCCAGGATAGCTATTTCCTTATCAGTGACCTGTACCAGCTGGGAAGCCAGGACGTTTTCGTCCAGGCATCCCATGCCGTCATATGCTTCCACCGGCGTGGTTTTTAAATGTTCCCTGGCCCATGCCGGTTCAAGGTCGCTTTCACTCATATGCATGTGAAGCAGGCATCCGGCTTCGTCTGCCATGCGCTTTGCTTCACGTATGAAATCCTCGCCGCAGGTAAACAGGGTGTGGATGCTCATGACGCCTTTCACAAGACCGTTTTCCTCATTACAGGCCTTTGCAAAGTCGAAGTTTTCCTTCAGACCCAGCCGGCCGTTTTCCCCGCTCTTTCTCTCGCAGGCCTCAAAGGACAGGAAGCCCCGCAGGCCGGCTTTCTCCACTTCCTCTTTTTCTACCGCAAGAGCGCCGGGAATGGAATTAGGTCCTTCCAGGATATCCACAAAGGATGTAACCCCGGAGTCAATCATCTCCACGCAGGCCCACCTGGTGGTGATACGCGCCAGGTCATGGTCCACTCTGT
Coding sequences within:
- a CDS encoding amidohydrolase family protein, with the translated sequence MIKNGNLAAAIIKPDYVLTPEGLKKGWGVRIEEGRIACVGPWDTLGSGSNEEVQTVCLPGQMLLPGFVNGHNHMYGVLSHGITAEAMVTDFSDYLEDFWWPYVEDRVDHDLARITTRWACVEMIDSGVTSFVDILEGPNSIPGALAVEKEEVEKAGLRGFLSFEACERKSGENGRLGLKENFDFAKACNEENGLVKGVMSIHTLFTCGEDFIREAKRMADEAGCLLHMHMSESDLEPAWAREHLKTTPVEAYDGMGCLDENVLASQLVQVTDKEIAILAEKDVNAISMPLSNCEVGGGIAPIEKMLEAGMTVGLGTDGYVNNFFEVMRGAFLIHKGYHKDPQAMPARKVYRMATELGAKAVGIEAGVIKEGMLADLITVDVARPTPINEYNVYDQLVLFTNPQNVINVMVGGAWLKRDGKLVTLDKEAVRREMEEKTERFWKGDSECR